Proteins encoded within one genomic window of Prochlorococcus marinus str. MIT 9515:
- a CDS encoding photosystem II S4 domain protein, with product MIDLKELLINSNYKKEIEELINISNLSLKHWVTYWTGFNSTFVCEEILKEFENLNDFKFFVFGGYPSAQKSKIACFREDNVPDENELIKNFPAKGILMKGNFLFDNATQDDFRSLLRDNGLIEERIGDIWTTGDRGAQGIIDDSKIEDLNEKVFFLRDVKVKIQIVDLDSLQIPVGRSQKLINTVEASTRLDAIASAGFRISRTKILERIETGMLKLNGKTVKKGTISLKVGDKVQLDNKGFVEILDLEMTKRERWKIKLIRK from the coding sequence ATGATTGACTTAAAGGAATTATTAATAAACTCAAATTACAAAAAAGAAATTGAGGAATTAATAAATATTTCTAATTTATCTTTAAAACATTGGGTAACGTATTGGACAGGGTTTAATTCAACATTTGTATGTGAAGAGATTTTGAAAGAATTTGAAAATTTAAATGATTTTAAATTTTTTGTTTTTGGAGGATATCCCTCAGCCCAAAAATCCAAGATTGCATGTTTCAGAGAAGATAATGTCCCAGATGAAAATGAACTAATAAAAAATTTTCCCGCAAAAGGTATTCTAATGAAAGGCAATTTTTTATTTGATAATGCAACTCAGGATGATTTCAGATCTTTACTAAGGGATAACGGTCTAATTGAAGAGAGAATTGGTGATATTTGGACTACAGGAGACAGAGGAGCTCAAGGAATAATCGATGATTCAAAAATTGAAGACTTAAATGAAAAAGTTTTCTTCCTAAGAGATGTAAAAGTAAAAATACAAATAGTTGATTTAGATTCATTACAAATACCGGTTGGAAGATCACAAAAACTAATTAATACCGTAGAGGCTTCAACAAGATTAGATGCAATAGCTTCAGCAGGTTTTAGGATCTCTCGGACCAAAATATTAGAAAGAATAGAAACTGGAATGCTTAAATTAAATGGTAAGACTGTTAAGAAAGGTACTATTAGTTTAAAGGTTGGAGACAAAGTTCAGCTTGATAACAAGGGGTTTGTTGAAATTCTAGATTTGGAAATGACAAAAAGAGAAAGATGGAAAATTAAGTTAATTAGAAAATGA